The genomic stretch GTCTAATTATCATGGTCTGGTTTAGGATAAGGTAGTTAAACTTGATTTCAGGGTGTTTTTTTGAGCAACCAAACATGGTCTGGTTTGGCTTATGTCATAACTCTTATTTTTTGTGAATCAGAATCCACTATTTACAATGgttattttattagtcttttGACAGcaccttttttttattttggatgaATCCTTGGAATAGAAACCGAAAGCATATTGTTGTTATGTTTCTTGTTCTACTTATACTTGCTTCCTTAAGAGGAATAGACAAATTCAGGTGAGTTTACAATGGCATTGTGTCAAGATAAACTTTACGTCAATTTACATGGCTGCATCAACTACAACTAAACATAACACTACCAGAGATCAAAATCTTCGTGCCTATGTTAATGCATCAGAATTAATAAAAACCAGATCAAAGTTATACAATCACTTAAGCAGCATGTAATACCAAAGTTCCCAACTCATACACATCTTACACTTTCATAACCAAATACAACTCAAAAATTAAACAGAAGGCAACCCCCAACACAATGGTTGAGAGCAACAGTCTCATTCCCCTAAGTTTCCCCCTAACTTCACCCCTAAATTTTTCCAATTTCCTGGACATCATCGACGATGCTGGCTGATTTTCCAGACCACTCGTTACAGTCACGCCATCCTCATGCCTTGAATAAGACTGATCGGAATTTCTTTTTGCTAAAGCTCTTGCTAGGCCCTCTCatccttcttcaatttcatcCACCCACACAAAGTATTTGCAATCTCttgtctaaaaaaaataaaccaaCCAAAGTGTCAACTACAATGTCAAAAATAGATTTCTAACCTGAACAAGAATACATCGTGTACATTACCGCCCACCCAGGACATTTGATGAACCATCTATTAGGGTTTGTCATGGTGCCAGACTCTATCAACACAACATCCCTCCCACACAAGCATTTCTCGTCGAGCATCTTTCCCTTCATCCTCTTCGAACTCGATGAACTGTTGCGAGTTCCATCACTTGCAGGAGAGTTATATCTTCGCAACGACATGCCAGGGCTCACGAGAAAATTCCTTCTCTCTTTATGTGCACTTGAAACTGGATGAGGTTGAAGTCAATTGCATTTACTGGGGTGTGGTTCGAATTGGGGAAGATGACTCCCTAGGGTTTCCACTTCATGGGTTAATCCTTATAATAACGTTCAAATCCACGTAGATAGGGGTTTGGGGGGTTTGGAGTGCCACGTAGGTTCGTATAAGCACGAAGCTGGTGTCAAACCAAGGCAGGGTATTTCTGTTACACGGACCGCATCTTCAATGGGTACAAAGTTAGTTTCGGTCTGCTATGGATACAATTGTCAGCGTTTTCATCTTTCATTAGTACATTTGGTCATTTATtctacaaaattaaaaattttaataaaatcaattttttctaCCTTACtaaaaaaaagtagaaaatcagaatttttttaaataaattaaataaatatttgggcaatttacttatttaaataaaatgacAGAATCCTTTACCCAAATGTGCAAAACGGATTGTTGTTACGTGTATGTACAAAAACTCTATTCTATGTAATCCGTGGCAACCACCACGGTTTTTGAATTGTGCATAAACCATGGCAGGCTGGGACGGTTTATGGGGAAACTTAGTTGCTTGTAAACCGTGGGAAGTTCCAGCGGTTTATGAAGGTGGCGTGGAAggcataaaccgtggtaggttaccacggtttatgaagaaggtgaacTGGTCATAAACCCTTGTGGGTTACAACGGTTTATGTAGGTTCAATTATGGCCAGAAAACACATCGTTTATAGATCTACAAATAGTATATAGGAGTAcataaaaaatacacaaacaGCAAGCATAGCTTCttcaaagatttttttaataatgaattaaaaaaagtCATATTTAATAATGGCAACCATTATTATCGTCTCCAAAAATACATAGGTACATCGGAATAAGTCATATTTAAcaagaattttttaattataaattaaaaaataactattttctaaaaataatccacTTCAAATATGTCAGATTGAAAAGTTAACAATAGTAACTATTATCATCGTCTCCAGAGTACATAAGAGTACACAGGAATAagttgtattttatttttgggaaatagttatttttttaatttataattaaaaaaatccttGTTAAATATTTATTTCGGTGTACCTGTATATTTTTTTGAGACTATAATAATGGTTGCCATTGTTAAAtatggcttgttttttttttaatttataattaaaaaaatacttgaaGAAACCATGCTTATTGtctgtgtatttttttgtgtacTCTTATATATTATTTGTAGATCTATATACTATTTTGGAGACGATGATAtgcattttaaaaattttgagtgaAGCTTGCCGAGAATTAAAGTGAACTTGCTTATTTTTATAGAGTTCGCCGAACtccaaatacaaaaaaaaagataaatctaaaaaattaaagttgaaaaatcgtttttggaattaattaaaattattgaaaaaaaactGGTGAGACGCTTGTGTGATTTTTGTCATCATTCCTAGAAGCCACCTTTAATTCTCTactgttataaaattaaaataagtgcatatgaaattaaaataaggCACTTATTAATTCATGATGCGTCCTTTTCTTCACAAAAGGATTATTGTCATTTTCTGGGTGGGATTTTATTAGAATCATTGTCACATAATCCATTGTCAGGAATAGTGAGGCACTTTTggttttaaaatcaaaattgttatatttttttttgtattttttatataccttttttattttaaaaacaattggtagaaatatttatttttcctttccTAATACTCCATTGTAACACAGTTATATATAAACCGTTGTAACCCACAAGGGTTTATGATTAGgtcaccttcttcataaaccgtggtaacctaccacggtttatgccTTCCACGCCACCTTCATAAAACGCTGGAACCTCCCACGGTTTACAAGCAACTCAGTTTTTTCATAAATCGTCCCAACCTGCCACGGTTTATGTACAATTTAGAAATCGTGGTGGGTTGCCACGGATTACATAGAATAGAATTTTTGTACATACACGTAACAACAATCTATTTTGTACATTTAGGTAAAGGTTTCGAccattttatttaaataagtaaattgccctaaatattttatttatcaaaataaatatttatgtattttatattaatatttaataattaatttttgtgattgattttaatatatatttaacatgattaaaaaaattattgatgaataaaatatttatctaaattttttgaGATCCGAGTCTATTTAAAAGATTGAAAAATAGTTTATTTAATTTCTCAGCAACtctttgttttttaatttcttaCCAACTCATATCTTATTGGAGATATGTTACTGATTAATTTAGTACTCGCCCATCGAAAAATAAGCACTATTAAAAGCAGATCACGTACAATGTGTAAGGCCATGCATGTGAAGTTGTGAACTGGACTGACCTCAACCAAAACAATTAAAAGGGGAACGAGTATAGACCCCCTTGGATATTTTATTAACTCCTTgtatacatatttatatttgtGATGGTTTTgtaggattttttttaaataaattaaataaaatttaatattttatttttattttatagattataacataataaaaaaaaggttTATTAATAGTCACCTTGTTAGTTAACACAAGTGAATGAGTTATCTTAGTCATTTTAATGGTGCTTAGTCCGTGAAATCACTTTGGATTCCACTAAAACAAGTTGCAATTGATATATTGTTGTTGAGTAATGATCATCGTCAACTCGTCTTGAAATTAATATTTGTTTACTGATTTAGTCTTGGAATTAGCAATTTAATAATTGTTTACTACTTCCGCTGGAATATTACATCGTAGATTGGTAAAGGCATCACGTGGCACATGACTCAAAAGTCAAAATGCCGCAAAAACGTTTCTTTTGTACAAACAACAAAGAATGAACTCTGTATATTGAGGCAGTTTCCATTACTTGCACACTCTTTCCTACGGCCATCTGCACTCATCAAAGCAAAACCAATCTCTTATCTGTCTTCCTTTCTTCATTTGTTGCATTTCTGAAAATGGCGGAGGCCTTGCTTGGAATTGTGCTGGAGAACTTGATCCCTTTTGTCCAGACTCAATTTGCAGCCTTCTCTGGAATCAAGGAAAAGGCTGAAGACCTATCACGAACTTTACAACTAGTCAAAGCTGTTCTTGATGATGCCGAGCAGAAACAATGGTCAAATCGTCCTCTCAAGGTGTGGCTGCAGCAGCTTAAAGACGCAATGTACGTGCTGGATGATATCCTTGATCAGTTGCCAACAGAATCCTCTCAACTTGGGTGCTTAACTTCTTTGAATCCAAAGAAGGTGATTCATCGTCGTGAGCTTGGACAGAAGCTGAATGAGATAATAGGGAGGTTGGATCGAATTGCTCAAGCAAGAAGCAACTTTGATCTTAGACAAGGTCTGAGGGAAAGGCCAAGTGAATTAGTTGAATGGCGCCAAACTAGCTCAACTATCGCCGTTCCTCAAGTGTACGGACGAGATGAAGATAAAGGGAGAGTTGTGGAGTTTCTTTTTAGCCCATCACGAAGCTCCGAGTTCCTTTCCGTCTATCCTATTGTTGGCTTAGGTGGTCTTGGGAAAACAACGCTTGTCCAGCTGGTTTACAACGATCCAGAAGTAGGTAACAATTTTGATTTGAAGATTTGGGTGTGTGTTTCTGAGAATTTCACTATCAAGAGTATTTTGCGTTCCATTTTAGAAGCTGTCAAAAAGGATAAGTCTGAGGTCATGGATTTACAAGTAATGGAGGAAAAAGTGAAAGAATTGCTACAAAGTAAAAAGTATTTGTTGGTTTTAGATGATGTATGGAAAAGAAGCCAAGAAATGGAATGGGGATTAACCCAAGACAAATGGAATAAGTTAAGATCGGTATTGTCTTGTGGATCTAAAGGCTCATCCATTTTAGTATCCACTCGCGATAATCATGTTGCAACAATTACGGGCACATGCCAAGCTCATCATTTGGGCGGTCTATCTGAAGAAGATTGTTGGTTGTTGTTTAAACTGCACGCATTTGGAGCTGACAAAGAAGAGCGTGCAGAGCTTGTTGCAATAGGGAAGGAGATCGTGAAGAAATGTGGAGGATCACCTCTTGCAGCACTGGCTTTAGGAGGTGTGATGCAATCCAGAAGCACGGAAAAAGAATGGCTTGAAGTTCAGAAAAGTGAGCTTTGGAGTTTACCAGAAGAAAATGATATTATGCGTGTCTTGAGATTAAGCTACTCTTCTTTAACTCCAACACAAAAGCAGTGTTTTGCTTTCTGTGCCATATTTCCCAAAGATACCGAAATCATGAAGCAAGAATTGATTTATCTTTGGATAGCTAATGGATTTATTTCATCACGGCCAAACTTGGAGGTTGAGGAGGTTGGCAATATGGTTTGGAATGAATTACAGCAAAAATCATTTTTCCAAGACGTTAGGAGTGATGATTTTTCTGGGGAGATTTATTTCAAGATGCATGATTTAGTCCATGATCTTACGCAATCAATTTCAGAGCAAGAGTGTATATGCTTGGAGAAACACAACCTTAATGATTTTTCAAGCAACTCCCATCATATTGTTTTTCACGgcattcataaaaaaaatttcaagaagATAGCCTTTGAAAAAGTTGAATCCTTGCGGACATTGTATCAACTGAATTCTGATGAACTTCCCTTCAGTTCTAGATTGATTCGACCAAATCATTCTCTTCGGGTTTTGCGCATACATCCTGGAAAGATACCATCTTTCGGGAGTTTAAGTTGCTTGAGGTATTTGGAACTTTGTGATTTGGGTACAAAGAGCTTGTCTGCTAGTATTTGCAATTTGCGTAGATTGGAAATCTTGAAACTAAAACGATTGTGGAATCTTCGCAGTCTACCGAAACACTTGACTAGGATGCAAAATCTCCGACATCTTGTCATTGATCAATGTTATTTTCTATCTAGTATGTTTCCGGAGGCTCACAAATTGCGTCATCTGAGAACACTAAGTGTATACATTGTGAAATCAAAGAAAGGGTATAGTTTGGCAGAGTTACGCCATTTGAATCTGGGAGGAAAGCTATGCATCGAAGGTCTAGCAAATGTTGGGAGTATATCTGAAGCTGAAGATGCCAATTTGAAGGATAAACAAGACCTTCGAGAATTAAGCTTGTCGTGGTCCAGAAGTGGTGGTAAGACGAAGTCAGTAGTGGGAGCAGAAGAAGTACTCGAAGCGCTTCAACCTCACTCCACACTCAAGCTGTTGACGATAACGTGGTATGAGGGATTACGTTGGCCAACTTGGATGCAAAACAATTCTGCTATCCACAATTTAGTTTTTCTTCGACTTGTGGATAGTCGGAAATGCGGGCATCTTCCTCCAGTGGGAAAACTTCCATTTCTGAAGAAGCTTGAGATAAGCAACATGGTTGAACTGCGGTTCATTGAGGAAGATGAAAGTTATGATGGTGTTGAAGCAATGCCATTCCCATCTTTGGAGGAATTGCATTTGTCCAACTTGCCAAACGTGGAGAGATTGATGAAACGGGAAACAACACACATGTTCCCCTCTCTTTCTAAATTAGGAATCGGATGGTGTCCTAAACTGCAATTGccgtgccttccaagtgttaaGGACCTGATTGTTTGGTATTGTAGCAATGAGCAACTGAAGTCAATCTCTAATCTCAACGCTCTTAACCAACTTCATCTTTGTGATAGTGATCAAGTGTCGTGCTTCCCAGAAGGAATGATGGACAACATGACCTCTCTTGCAACTCTGGAGATATATTCTTTCAGAGAATTGAAGGAACTGCCATCTGACATCACAAAACTCACTGCTTTGTCTTATCTAACCATCAGTAACTGTGGAAAGCTGGAGTGTTTACCAGAACAGGGTTTGGAAGGCTTATCTTCACTTCGAAAACTGTTCATTCATTCCTGTAAGAGTTTGGGATCGTTGCCTGATGGTGTCCGGCACTTAACTTCACTTCAATCTTTGACTATTGGAGGCTGCCCAATGTTGAAAGAGCGGTGTAAGAAAGGAACAGGGGAGGATTGGCACAAGATAGCACATGTTCCCCATGTAAAGCTTCATGCTTTTTAGTTTATACACAGCTTAttcattattttcttttcattttgttGTGTATTTGCATAATCATGGTTTTAATATCTTGTATTCTATTTTATCTTCATTTGTACTGTTCCCTTCTTGGAAATGGatcttctcaattttttttaacaattaagaGAGTAAAATGTGATTTCTCactattaattattataagtaaaacaaaaaaaaaatatgagaaaaaATGTATTAAAGAATTATAAATCATACTTTACTCCctcaatttttttcaacaaTTGAGATGATCCATTCCCTTCTTTCATATTACACAGCTTATCCTTTATGCTTCTTATATAGTTCAATTCCTACTATAATTAAGTCAGTAACAAGTCAACTCATTCTTAGCATGTACAGATGGAATTACAAGTCATTCACACTTCACAGCACTGCAATATATAAATGTTCTcttcaattttataatttcttttttttttattctgttcATTGAAGCCACAACTGAGTTGTccctttttctttatgtatatTAACATTATGATTTATTAATAATACAAGAGAATCACTTCTTTTAAATCTGAAATTTCAACAAGTTAGGGatattttgattaaattttcttattctaCCAAAAAAAGAAATTCAAGCCATCTATCGGTAGCTCTATAATAGTATTAGAGGTGCGAGGACTactatttagtatttaatttagagcaatgctaggggccagtaatttttatgattgttagccatcaactagccatcaatgatgatttgatggtgtgagattggtatGAGATTTTATCCAATGGTTCATCttcctctgctggttacatgttggccaaaattcaataaaactgctggccTCTAAACTTTTcctttaatttaaatatgatacttcatattcaaataaaatatacaataaatttatttcacgcacatattttatatataaaaatcttATACATATTATATGCTAACGTATCATTAAGaatatttactttctaattttTCGTCGAAGGATTAAGGATCAATTGTGCACTCAGTTAACAACAGGGCGGAGCTACATTGTAGCAAAGAGGGGCAATGATCcctctaattttaattttttacacgtaaattatatgtaaattttagtttagtccttcttaaaattttattttagtcttattttattatataaatatttttagccCTCTTCTAATCTTTCATCTAACTCCGCCCCTAGttaacaaataattttaaagaacATGAGAATAGCCATAATTTCTAAAACTCAAACTTTAttctttcaattttaatttgttattatcATTCTTCAATTTAGTGTGTGTTTGTGAAGATATCAGAGTTAAAAACAAATTGAATGAGAATaacttaaatatataatattctccttttatttaattgaatatAAGTGCTTATTTATTTGAGAAGTAACTTTTATTCTTGtgtaaatttaacaaaataatccCTGATAAATAATAAGCTCACACTTTCACACTTTATAACAGTGTTGTAAAAATCGGACCGGTCAATTCGACCAGAAAATCGGTGAATTAGACTTTAAACCGATTCGGTCCGCTAATTAGACCATACAAAGATGAGAACCGGTGTGAACCGATCAAATTCGTAGTAAACCGGTAAAAACCGGTCAAACTCGGTAAACCGATCCAACCGAATCGCTGGTAAttaaaatttt from Arachis stenosperma cultivar V10309 chromosome 9, arast.V10309.gnm1.PFL2, whole genome shotgun sequence encodes the following:
- the LOC130950942 gene encoding putative disease resistance protein RGA4, which produces MAEALLGIVLENLIPFVQTQFAAFSGIKEKAEDLSRTLQLVKAVLDDAEQKQWSNRPLKVWLQQLKDAMYVLDDILDQLPTESSQLGCLTSLNPKKVIHRRELGQKLNEIIGRLDRIAQARSNFDLRQGLRERPSELVEWRQTSSTIAVPQVYGRDEDKGRVVEFLFSPSRSSEFLSVYPIVGLGGLGKTTLVQLVYNDPEVGNNFDLKIWVCVSENFTIKSILRSILEAVKKDKSEVMDLQVMEEKVKELLQSKKYLLVLDDVWKRSQEMEWGLTQDKWNKLRSVLSCGSKGSSILVSTRDNHVATITGTCQAHHLGGLSEEDCWLLFKLHAFGADKEERAELVAIGKEIVKKCGGSPLAALALGGVMQSRSTEKEWLEVQKSELWSLPEENDIMRVLRLSYSSLTPTQKQCFAFCAIFPKDTEIMKQELIYLWIANGFISSRPNLEVEEVGNMVWNELQQKSFFQDVRSDDFSGEIYFKMHDLVHDLTQSISEQECICLEKHNLNDFSSNSHHIVFHGIHKKNFKKIAFEKVESLRTLYQLNSDELPFSSRLIRPNHSLRVLRIHPGKIPSFGSLSCLRYLELCDLGTKSLSASICNLRRLEILKLKRLWNLRSLPKHLTRMQNLRHLVIDQCYFLSSMFPEAHKLRHLRTLSVYIVKSKKGYSLAELRHLNLGGKLCIEGLANVGSISEAEDANLKDKQDLRELSLSWSRSGGKTKSVVGAEEVLEALQPHSTLKLLTITWYEGLRWPTWMQNNSAIHNLVFLRLVDSRKCGHLPPVGKLPFLKKLEISNMVELRFIEEDESYDGVEAMPFPSLEELHLSNLPNVERLMKRETTHMFPSLSKLGIGWCPKLQLPCLPSVKDLIVWYCSNEQLKSISNLNALNQLHLCDSDQVSCFPEGMMDNMTSLATLEIYSFRELKELPSDITKLTALSYLTISNCGKLECLPEQGLEGLSSLRKLFIHSCKSLGSLPDGVRHLTSLQSLTIGGCPMLKERCKKGTGEDWHKIAHVPHVKLHAF